In Chitinophaga sp. HK235, a single window of DNA contains:
- the rpmA gene encoding 50S ribosomal protein L27, whose translation MAHKKGEGSVKNGRDSQSKRLGVKIFGGQPAISGNIIVRQRGTVYHPGQNVGVGKDFTIFALTDGVVEFRKGRENKTYVSVKAFDTTAQAEA comes from the coding sequence ATGGCACATAAAAAAGGTGAAGGTAGTGTAAAGAACGGCCGTGACTCCCAAAGCAAAAGGCTGGGAGTAAAAATCTTCGGTGGTCAACCTGCTATTTCTGGCAACATCATCGTTCGTCAGAGAGGTACTGTTTATCATCCCGGTCAAAACGTAGGTGTTGGTAAAGATTTTACCATTTTCGCGTTGACAGATGGTGTGGTTGAATTCAGAAAAGGTCGCGAAAACAAGACTTACGTTTCTGTTAAAGCATTTGACACCACTGCTCAGGCAGAAGCCTAA